AGTCAGAACCTACAGTTGATTTCTCCCAGTGCTAGGTCCTCTTTTTAACTTAATCAaattcttagaatttttttatttgctctAATTCACAGATTAGATCTTGATAATAAGCTTCCAGATACTTTAGAGTGCAATTTCTATAACTGTCGGGACGAAGATAAACTTGCTGCACTAATAtgcattttgaagaaagttatcaaACCAGGAAGTTTAACTGTCGTATTTGTAGCCACTAAACATCATGTAGAAATGATTCATGAGGTAAGGCggagtgttttattttttctttgtgtcagttttttaaatttttacctgcTCCTTTACCCTAATTCTGATGAAATGATGCTTAGTTTTATACCAGTTTAGTAGTCCACTATCTAAATGTTTCACTAACTGTTCCGGCCATTGACACATCGAGCCAAATAATCAAGGTTCTATTATACATCTTTTTCTTTTACTACAAGGCAGCGCATTCTCTACAGATCTCAACAACactaaatttcttttgatttttttttactgaggAAAGGAAATAGTGTGTTCAATTTTGACAGCTTACCTTCGAGAAGCATTTCATCTGCCTTATGGGGTTCATGATCCAAAAAAGCACTCTGTTCTGTCTCTGCTGTTTGTAACATTCcttaataacttttttcttatctttcaaaatttcatgcctTTTGCAGGTATTGGATTGGAGTGGAATCAAAAACACATTCTTGTATTCTGATCTCCATCCATTAGCTCGAAAaatcaatgctgccaaattccAGATGGGGAAAGTTGATGTACTCGTTGTGACGGACATTGCTGCCCGCGGTATCGACATACCTCTGCTAGATAGTGTCATTAATTATCATTTTCCGCCCAAGCCTAAACTATTTGTACACAGAGTgggtaagttaaaaaaaaaaagtccgaaaAATATTTCTTCCAAGTTTATATCAtgctcttttgaattttttccttttccagaAACTTACTTCTCCTTTCAGCTTTTGGATTTTTCTCTAGATAATTTCTGAGCTGAAAATAATAGAAACCAAAGAaactggttttttttaaaagaaatagcTATATCCAGAGTGGAAAacatttgcaaattttgaagcaaTTGGTCAGTTGCCTGTGTCGCGGCATCGAACTCTGATCCTTGAACTGCATGAATTAGCAAGCATAAATGAGATCTGCCTAAATGGTAAGTTCATGTGCTCTGCATCAACGAATATGTgtatccttttaaaaaatacacttcTCTGTATCAGTGTTCTCCATGGTCGTTTTTCCTGTCAGTGAGGCATGTGAAGCAAGCAGTACAATTAAGCAGTGCAGACTGACGTAGCCATTAAATCAGTCTGTTTCAAGTTAAACTGGAGAAATACCTCCATCATATTTACAGCAGATTACATTGGTAATGAAGAATTTCTGTTTTACTCTcttctgttttattttccaTCTTGAGCTGttcatcaattttcaatttactATTTGTTAAGGTCGTGTTGCCAGAGCTGGTCGTCAGGGTACAGCTTACAGTCTCATTAGCCATGAGGAAACATGCTATCTCTTCGACTTACACCTGTTCTTAGGAAGACCTTTACATTTAGCATCCATAGAGAAGGAAGAAAATCCGCAAGATTTCACCCTGGGTTCAATACCGACTGAGCTCTTGAATGAGGAAATAGAAGAACTGAGGAACGCTTACACTAATGTTAAATTAGACCTGGTAGGATCATTTCAGACCAATCTATTCCATTAATTTATATAGTTTTCACTATTAGCAGAGCTCGCTtaggaaaaattgagaaaataaaacttcTGAATTCTTTTCATCATCCTGTCCAAATGAAAAAAGATAATAGAgacaatttttaaagattttcaaggctgaaaataaaaggaaaaattgatctcttgacagaaatttcaaattaggtgggattaaaatttctttttttatagaaGAATCCCTTGGAAACCTTTGTTGTATGGACGATAAAGCTTGTATTCAATAACAAGTCTTTTATAGATGCAAAAAAGTTCCAAATACATCAAGGAAGAAATAGGAATGAGAAATGGGAAATCAAGAAACTTGAGCAATTTGATCTACTTACAGTATATCCCTTTTTTCGTGTATTCTTTGACTCTTTCTGAAGTGGGAAACACCAGTAACAGCATTGACTGTGTATCACATTATACAATTATGAGCCGTCCGTAAAATACTATACTTAACGCTAAATTGCAGATTTTTCGATCTCTTCCTTGTAACATTTTTGTGACGGAGGTCTGTATTTCTGATCTTGTCAAAACAGAATGGTGTAACACTCTCCTTGACCTACCTCCCCATAGAGCATTATGCATTTTGTGAAGGACCTTTTATTGAACTCTGAACCGCAACTTTTTGTTTTACATTTGCAGGAGTATAAACTACAGGGATGTACAAATGCTTTCAAGCAGTTCAACAAATCACGTCCAGGAGCGTCAAAAGAAAGTGTAAGGCGTGCAAAACAGTTCAAGGCATCAAGTCTAGGGATTCACCCATCATTCTATGAAGTCACTAACACAGATTCAGATGTTCTGAGCTTcctaaataaaatgaaaaattacaaaccaaATAGGGTATGttactaattttttctttttttcttttaatgtaaattAATTAGAAAAGGAAGCATGAGGATGCTTTAGCCACTCTTCCATTAACAACAAGCTGAACCATTACTTTAAGAATTTACTTTATTTACAAGATCTTACATGTTTTGGAGGTGACAGAGCGTTTTTCAACTGTTCTGACTTTATCCTATTTTATCAGATCATTGTCATACCGCAAAAATTACAGTAGTTTTTTTTTGCCGTCCTTCTAATCTTTGATTTTTGCTGACTGTCTTTTGTAAATAGGAGAAAATGTAATGAAGAATGAACCACTTCTCATAATTTGACTAACCAGAACTCATGCAAAGTTTTCTATTTTTGCATATAACAAGTATGCTCATGTTCATTCAATGCCTAAAGATATTAATTACTTGGAGGTAACCAAGCAAAGCTATCAGCCTAACTCTAAGATTGTCCGtccaatattttttcatcaagccCAGTCGCAAACCTGTGTGTTAACCTCTCGGTTGAAAAAATCGGGAAACTAAATTGCTGTTTTCTGGAAGGCTTTTTTTCAGTTGCACTCAATctgtttcagacaatttttgatAAAGTGAAAGATTTCAACCAAACAGCAAAAGATATCCAATTTGGGTCATGGTTCCCAGCACAGATAGCCAaacagaaggaaaagaaggagaaagcAGATTCCTTGCGCGGTTTACATGATTCCAATGcagaggattttgaaaagaaaggTATTTTGACACCCTTTTCATGGTTTTAATGCATACTGCTCTTAGATTTATCACTATTTTTGTCGGTTTCTCCCCTCATCAACGTCTATTTCCATACCCTCAAGTAACATTCCTTTCATTTACCCCCTCTGTTAGATTGTTGAAAACTGTAGATTGGGTGTTTGGATGGAATGAATCATTTTACGCCAGTCTAAAAGCATAATATTTTTGTAGATCGGTTGAGCCAAATTGGGCGTTGCTCACCTTGTTGGGTGGGATCATCAAGTTACTTCatagcaatggaccactagacaaggttcgaatttaagccttgtgatacatgtttctttaccaaaatttcacgtaaaacacgatgcgcacaacgaaaattaccgaaatcaacgtcttacgaagatatttaatgattcttgatgcgtgaattcaaacctctcgCCTTGAAAACTccatgctctacgtgactcacatcgcgcgctaaacgttatcatgacagtctctgcgatataaaaatctggcaacctcaatcttgacgctttggctcagctgtagcaaattgcttatagtttgaacaactcatggtggaaaatgaacattgctcgattgagaagcttgctgaaaccgttgcagtttacgatttgactcacgtagagctttgagtttcttgtgagcgggcagttcaaattcctcgtagcctatgtgaaataaaaacgttaatatctccgttaggagttggtttcagtaattttcgttgtgcgcgtcgtgcttcacgtgaaattttggtgaagaaacatgaatgaggatgctgaaattcgtacctcgtctagtggtccattgtacgGCACTGCATGGTGCGTTGTTAATCTTTGACTGTCTCAAATAACCTGTGCCGTTCATATGACAGGCCTTGCAGTTCTTCCGGCCAAagattggtgaaattttgactTATTGTCAGGGCTTAAAACAAATCTTAAAAACCTTAACATCTTGATGATCCCTGGTGCGTAGATGAAATGCATAACACATCTGAGATCCTTTCTCAACCTATCAGCTACGGAAATAAATGCTTCACAAGATTCAGCCATCAAAATAAAATGCTATGGCACACACAGTGTACTCATTTACATCGTTTGACATCAAGtctattgttttttctttctgaatAAATTTATTTGCAGCTAAAAATTATTCCATGATCATGGATTCTTATCATGTCTTTCCTTTTTGTATAGTTATCAACATGGAAACATTTCCGAAAAGAATTCAAATGCATGTGGACTCAGATTATTACATTCGACATGCACCAGATGATGAACAAACTGAAAAAGGGTAAGGCTCTTTGTTTTCATGCACCTCCAGTAGATCTTTTCCAAAAATCAGATGTATTCCCTCATTGGTTTTCAGTGTGAAAATAGATGGGCAAATGAAACCAAAGAGAATatggattttaaaaaatcttactGGGAGTTTTTTATTAAATGATAAAAGAGAGGGAGGAAAGTAaactcaaaataattatttgaatGCTCAAAGCTtgaaaaggaccccgcacatcCTGATGGGGagctgcaccatgaccgattgccttctgacttatgtcattcgattcacctcaagatgctgatcaaaagttataattgcgccaactttctacgatgcactgTTTCCGCAAAAACcaaagagaagattcaattattcggcgactatgaataaaaaagaacaaagcatttgagaacaggctccatgtaaataaggaaaaaacataGTGCGTGTCCGTCTttttatctgtacctgccgactcaggggctatctccctcccaCACTCGCCCGGTAGActttcagactttcctgttcttatgctcctcaagaatctgatttggatggtcgagcaaaacagcgtgcggaatccgagataagactgccgctcggtgcgggagtttgcatgatttccttgttgacacatAGCCGCTTGTCAATCGGGCACTGAAATGAgaaatctttctggctttttactgccgaataattgaatcttctctttggtttttgcgaaaacggtgcatcgtagaaagttggcacaATAATAACTTTTGATctgcatcttgaggagaatcgaatgacataagtcagaaggcaatcggtcatggtgcagcgtcccataagaggtgtgcaggGTCCTTTACCGGCAATGGACACCCAGACCTCTTTTATGCATCGAGGAATGTCTTCCTTTAGGTGCCACCCTCCTCTgtttaaaccaaatttttattATGAGGGCTTGCTATGGTATGAAGTtacatgtttatttttctgCAGTATATGATAAAAATCCCTCATACTTCTTTTGAAGTCAGTACAACATTGTTTTAGTTTTATACTTGGGTGTGACTTATCATTTAATCAATCTTGaagcagacttttttttttttggcaggaaaaaagttacatactttttaagtttcttttaCCAACAGATTTTAGTCATTGTGTGATCTTCTTTGTTTGTTTTAGCCTTTCATTGGATGACGGTCGTCAGAATATACAGCGCGCTGCTATGGACATAACTGCGGATGATGATGTCTCAATAAGGAAACAAAAGACTCTCATTAAAAAGTGGgatccaagctcaaaaaaatatgtgtttaaaAATACTGATACGGTCAAGAAAGTCAAATCAGAGTCCGGTTATTGGATTCCTACCTCTTACAAGAGTGGACGATATGATAAATGGGTAGAGAAGAACAAGATCCAAGAGGAGAGCGAAGATAGTGAAGACGAAACAGTCAATCCCTACAAAAAGAAACCTACAAAACCATCAGGTatatcaatggattcattattttccattttggtaattttactgattttagaAGGAAACATGTTAATTCTGATCCAAAACCAGATTTACCCAACCCAGATCAAAAAGACAAGTTCCTAAAAAGTCTAGAAATTTCACTCAGATCAGAGGGCAAGAGAATATTGCtgtgaaatcttgaaatttcctcgCCTTCCAAAGGTAACCTGCTAATTTAACCAGTTTTTTGTCTTTGAAAAGCATTCCCTCTCAGAAGTCCGTAGAATAATATTTCCATACCTAAACTTCATCAATAAATCAACAAATTTGATATTCAAAAACCTGGCTCTTAAAGCTAGAGGATTTTCAAATAAAAGAAATGTTCTCATCCTTAAGGTAGGTAGAGACtattaaataaattatgaatttctggtttccaaaatttttaaagttttgttcaTGGAAGGAAGTGATTTGGATATCATTCAGCTGGTTTAAGGTTTCTTTTTAGTTGCCAGTTTAAAACGAAAATCATATTCACATTAGCATATcatatttcaaaatatctgtGTATGCATTTTGTTAGTCACACTTTGATGACAAAGGCACTTTATGCCAGAAATGATAGTAAGGCAGACTCTAATGTCAGGTGGCATCTAGCAGCATCCCTGAATAAAGTTCCCTCGCACTTTTGAACTGTATTCAGAAATCATGTGACAGTTTGAACCAGAATTAGAGAGCATGTCTTTAAGATGTTTTATGGGACTAAGAGATCACAATCTGTGGATGAGTAGAACATCATTCCACAATTCGTTATCCACCTATCACTCCTGTCACTCATCGGTgcccaaggtacactctactacaggtatggacaaaacggggtgccgaagtggcagcgctgagaaaatcggcgattgagtgacgtatgaagtcgtaccgtccatttgccgcgCAGGTCTTCtcagtcgtactctcgatgctgtcaaatctacgcgttttgacgactttctaaaattccatttgtccatacctgtagtagagtgtaccttgatcGGTGCCTGATGCCGTTCCAGAATTAAAGACGCTGTCAAGCACTGACACCTGGCACTTCAGtcaatgtatttatttattctcttgatTGTAAGATGTTAAATTTGTGAGTATGAAAGGTTTAATAAAACCAATGCCTCTTTTTTCAGGTTTGGTCACTCACGTAAACACACATTGGGCTCGGcacaatcagaaaattttgaacaagtcAAAACCTATACTAAAATCCAAAGACAGCATTATGAAGCAAAggaatatcaaggaaaaaatgaaaaagaaaaacaaaaagaaaactaaGAAATAAATCCTAGTTTGTCTGACTAATGTGTTGTTATTTTATGATCTACAGAGTCTTCAAATAATGGAGATGTGAAGTTGTTCCTGCAGGCAGGAGATTTAATGTTAATTAATAAAAGTGACCGTCAGGAAACTATTTCTTTGTTTCTTACTGAAGATTTTTAAGTATGAACCTATACTATTTTTGTGGGAATGTAAAAGCCTACTATAAACTAaccataatttattttctcattgtACCTCAAAATGCAGGGAATTTTGGCTTTTTACTATAACCAAgagcaaaaatttgaatttttagatgCCTTAATCATTTTAATACTGCATTCTGTCTTTCTTACTACAGAGGAATCTGGAATTTAGTGAAGGAAGTACAGGAAATATGAAGACACCGTGAAAATTGATATGTTGCAGTAAAAGGGATAGGCAGgtaaaaaaactggaaaatgtgCACCCTTGAGGTTGAGTCTAAGTTTAACAAACTGTGATGGAGTAATAGAAAATAGATTACTATCTCGCAGTCTAGAGGGATTAGTTTTGCATCAGTTAGTGCCAAAAGCACACATAAATTTCGAATATTCAATCTTTTAAAGCATTTTAATTCAGATTGAGAACGAGAAAGATGAATGCAGAAATGAGAATAATGCAGGCAAACTTTTGAGACAGTGTTGGTGTGAAtaattatcaataaaaatcagcTTTTGGTTTTATATTTTCAACATGTTTGACTCAACTTTGAATACTTCTTTAAATTCACCATTGATTTAAAAAAGTATCATAATTTATAACTTTACCTACCAAGTGTAAGGAAACAGCCGATACCACTTGGCTCATTCAAAATAGGGAGGACACTGTTTTCGGCTCTGAACACAGCCCATTTCAAACTCTAATTActatttttttgataaaaattaggAGACaaaatattaattctgttttcAAGAGagaaccagcagaaaaaaacaaaattaatactCTTAACATgggttttcttcattttaccATACTGCGAATTGGAAGGTTTCATCGCAACTCACTTTGCCTGACTACATGACAATTTTACagaccctcctaaaaaaaaaagctcaagcaccaaaaataaaaataagcacTAGAAAAACAGTGAAAACTGTTCATATGGACCCATTTTAGATCTCGAAGACCAAACAAATTCATTTGTAAGAAGGCAATGTAAAATCAGATAGTAGTTATTAATTTGAGCCGCATgagaaaaaacaacaaattggCACTTGAGCATTCTGGAGAATAAATGaacaaattttaacattttccctTGTTTTGAGATTTTGTATATTAAAGTCCGTTCTTTGCCACAAGATGCATCTCTGCTTCAGCAATTACTAATTGCtagtaaatcaatttttttattttttggttctTGAGCTTTTTTGAGTGAGACAAATTCAATTAATGCTGGATGGTACCGAAATAACTGTGAAACTACTCCTGACTAAATTGTTTATAAGAGTAAATTACTATCCACACAGATGAGGtctgggcaaaaaaaaaattagaaacaaattttaaaaagaaaatatgtaatCAAAAAGTACAAAAGCATACAAACTCGAAAAAAAGTTTCTACATCACAAATTAAACAAATAGACCCTCTGAGGAGGGTAAGATACTCAAGGTTCACTCAATGATAGGACAATTTCCCTGTTATTATGTCTGTTCTCAGCTCtttctttttgtaatttttgagcgTGTCGGTAGAACTTTTCACGAAATGCGGCGCCATATGATACTGTGAAAGCTCCAACCTCAtgtaactggaaaaaaaacaatattttgacTTATATAGTGATAGAGGTGGTGTCATGAGcccgcaaacgagataagtaGAATGAGACAAAAGATGTTTGTTAAACAAGGTTTAGAACTTTCTTGATTCCTTTCCATAGTATGAATTTTTGTTGCCTAAACCTGTTATGTAAACATGAAAAATCAATTGGAAATTCTGCTCACAAAAGTATCGGAGAgtaaaaaagtatttaaagAGGACAGTTTCTACACTGTCGCACTCTATAAATCCTCAGACAacactttcaaaaaatttaacaaggACTCTCAGAAgtctttaaacattttatccaccCTATATTAAGAGGCTTTTATTTTGAAGATGATTTGAACATCTTACAGGAATATTTAAGAATGTCCAACTTACCTCaggttcttttattttttcatacgtCAACAGTCGCCGTGACGTAAAAGTTGATAGCTTTTGCTCACAGTTACTCACTAAATTCAAGCAACGATGCATTGGCAATTCATTAGGATCATAATCGCACCTGCAGAAAAAATACAAGATAAATACATAATAGGTTAAGTTCGTGGATAATAGGTATGTCTTGAGGGAGAAATTCATTTTGTAGTATTTTAGTTCTGGAGTTTGaaagaaacataaaataatGGGGTGACTTATTAGTGCATTCCACAAATTGATGGCAGTTCAAAACCACGTCACTCTGTTAGCAAcgtgcaaacttcctgtcatacttcattttttctttgaaaaaccaatcaatgtaattttttgaaaattgtttagttttttcttctctgtcggTGGAAAATGCTGTATAAATTTCTAGTTATAAAGTTGCCTTGTTTCTCATCGCAAGagtaaaataggagtggaagtTTTAAATACATCGATGGAGATACGGGATtggcacttcagccatcgatatttaaaaaaatacttcatGAAAGGCGACCATCAACAAGAtctaaaaaggagaaaaatcaactCGAACTTACAATAAAACAGGTAACCATGTGACCAGCCGTCCTCCCACTTTCAAATGAGTGAGCGAAAACTTAAAGAGATCCTCTAACATTTTGCTAAAATCGTATTCTATTTTAGATGGTATGTGTATTTCATTTTCAGGAACAACATGCttgccatcttgaattttggtAGATCCGATTGTTTCAGCTGACTCTCTGATACCATACggcactgaaaaatttaaaaaaaaaaaaccatattttCGTAagacttttacaaaagaaaaaaaaacacacacacacattttGATTAATAGCTGTAAACAGTTtgcagtgaaatttcaagaagattCCTTAACACAAATATCTTTTCAGGGAACTTTTTTCGTAGCTTTAAACCTCAGAAGAAAAGT
This window of the Bemisia tabaci chromosome 3, PGI_BMITA_v3 genome carries:
- the LOC109035079 gene encoding ATP-dependent RNA helicase DDX54 codes for the protein MSAKEEKVVGFELDEPASKSSSRAKKKKKSQGFQGMGLSSNVLRGIVKRGYNFPTPIQRQAIPQVLDGKDVVAMARTGSGKTACFLIPMFEKLKLHSANGVRALVLSPTRELAIQTFKFFKDLGRFTDLRAVLILGGDSMDTQFSTIHSSPDCIIATPGRFLHLIVEMNLSLKNVRFVVFDEADRLFEMGFGEQMREILHRLPDIRQTMLFSATLPKVIVHFTRAGLSNPVLIRLDLDNKLPDTLECNFYNCRDEDKLAALICILKKVIKPGSLTVVFVATKHHVEMIHEVLDWSGIKNTFLYSDLHPLARKINAAKFQMGKVDVLVVTDIAARGIDIPLLDSVINYHFPPKPKLFVHRVGRVARAGRQGTAYSLISHEETCYLFDLHLFLGRPLHLASIEKEENPQDFTLGSIPTELLNEEIEELRNAYTNVKLDLEYKLQGCTNAFKQFNKSRPGASKESVRRAKQFKASSLGIHPSFYEVTNTDSDVLSFLNKMKNYKPNRTIFDKVKDFNQTAKDIQFGSWFPAQIAKQKEKKEKADSLRGLHDSNAEDFEKKVINMETFPKRIQMHVDSDYYIRHAPDDEQTEKGLSLDDGRQNIQRAAMDITADDDVSIRKQKTLIKKWDPSSKKYVFKNTDTVKKVKSESGYWIPTSYKSGRYDKWVEKNKIQEESEDSEDETVNPYKKKPTKPSGLVTHVNTHWARHNQKILNKSKPILKSKDSIMKQRNIKEKMKKKNKKKTKK